The window CTGATGCAGAGGATTTCCCCTGCAATATCCTTCACGGAAAGATTAAGCTTATCATCTTCATCCCCAAAGATCCGAAGGTTGAGAACCTTCTGTACAAGCCAGTCCGCATCTGTTTTTTCATCATTTTCATCCACACCCACCAGCAGCATTAATCCCTTTGCGATTTCACCCACGACTTTTCCGTCCACTTTTACGCTGGCCTCAGAGACTCTTTGTATTACAATCTTCATCTTGTATTTTTAGTAATAGACATTTAACGTTTTGCTTGGCGCATCATAGCTGTAAGGATAAGTTTTAGGAGGAAGAGAGGTCTTGGCCCCTGCTTCAGGCTGCCCCGTACTTAAGATCCATCTTGTATTATCCTGTGGACAGATGATGGCAATATTATCCTTTACTTCAAGAGTCGTATTGTTATCAGGGCACAAATGAGGGGCATTCCTGTCATAGACCTTAAATCCGTTTGCCGTTCGCACAATAATAAGACCTCTTGTTCCGGACTGCTGTTCGTTCACATAAATCCAGCCATTGATGTTGTTCAAAGCATAGTATGCAGGGAGGTTTAAATTAAGGGTTACGTTGATAGGGGTAATGGGAAAACAGTTGACCGTATCTTCTCTGCTTCCACAAGAGTTTATGGTTAAATTACTGATAATCAATAAAATGAAAATAGATAGGATTGAAAAAGTTTTTTTCATTTCAATTTAAATTTTTATATATTTGTAAAAATTAAACGATTACAACTCGAAAACATTGTCCGGCAAATGTCGGATTATTTTTTTATACTAAAACTAAATTTCGAAAATTATGGCAAGCTATGTAACTAAAGAGGGCCTAGAGAAAATGAAAGCTGAGCTGGAACAGTTGGAAACTGTGGAGAGACCAAAAATTACTCAGCAGATCGCAGAAGCAAGAGACAAAGGAGATTTGTCTGAAAATGCAGAATACGATGCGGCTAAAGAGGCTCAGGGAATGCTTGAAATGAGAATTTCCAAGCTGAAAGACGTCATCTCTACTTCTAAAATTATAGACGAAAGCCAATTAGATACTTCAAAAGTTTCCATCCTGACAACTGTGAAACTTAAAAATAATGCTACCAAGCAAGAGCAGGTATTTACATTGGTACCGGATAACGAAA of the Chryseobacterium aureum genome contains:
- the greA gene encoding transcription elongation factor GreA, which encodes MASYVTKEGLEKMKAELEQLETVERPKITQQIAEARDKGDLSENAEYDAAKEAQGMLEMRISKLKDVISTSKIIDESQLDTSKVSILTTVKLKNNATKQEQVFTLVPDNESDLKTGKISVNTPIAKGLLGKAVGETAEITLPNGNKLSFEVLDISL
- the dtd gene encoding D-aminoacyl-tRNA deacylase — encoded protein: MKIVIQRVSEASVKVDGKVVGEIAKGLMLLVGVDENDEKTDADWLVQKVLNLRIFGDEDDKLNLSVKDIAGEILCISQFTLIADYKKGNRPSFIKAAKPDKAVPLFDYFKEEIAKSGLKTESGIFGADMKVSLVNDGPVTIVMDSLTKS